AGGACACGCCTGCATGACCGCCTCGCTCTACGAAACCCTGCTCGGCGCGCGCTACGCGCAGCTTGCCCCGGCCGTACAGGCATTCCACCGGCTCAGCGGCCGGGTCGTGCTGCACGGCGAGGTCGAAACCCAGCCGCCCGCCTCGCGCGCCGCGCGCTGGCTGGCCTGGTGCATCCGCACCCCGCGCACGATGACGCGCGGGCCGATCCGCTTCACGCTCGAAGCCGCCTCGGCACAGGAAACCTGGACGCGCCAGTTCCCGCGCCAAGTCATGCACTCCACCCTGTCGCTCGGCGACGGGCACCTCGTCGAACGGCTGGGCGCGGTGCGGCTGCGCTTTACGCTGGAGGCAGTCGACCGCGCCCTTCACATGCGCCTGCGGGGCTTGCGCTTTCTCGGCATCCCCTGCCCCGCCTGGCTGCGGCCGGAAGTG
The sequence above is a segment of the Ralstonia nicotianae genome. Coding sequences within it:
- a CDS encoding DUF4166 domain-containing protein, which produces MTASLYETLLGARYAQLAPAVQAFHRLSGRVVLHGEVETQPPASRAARWLAWCIRTPRTMTRGPIRFTLEAASAQETWTRQFPRQVMHSTLSLGDGHLVERLGAVRLRFTLEAVDRALHMRLRGLRFLGIPCPAWLRPEVVAEETGDGDRLHFNVRASVPLLGVVAAYRGHLDLATTASA